One Nostoc punctiforme PCC 73102 DNA window includes the following coding sequences:
- a CDS encoding TrbI/VirB10 family protein — protein sequence MTRYSTPAQTPPQNGFALTTDDRQPEVESFDWESRISKLVGFEEESSSGDLQGSEDSAMPQESLSQPQEVQTKPPLSSNPFAKLGLVGAATLAIVLVGGVFLSQLMGTSNQKPKNIVSPPVREQPINESTSQQLAVEVDTLKTKLALTEQAQLVRAAQQQLRIAKSTPKVALREPSVSSRGTQKVIPTPPPIAYAPRTVTVERIVKVPASQLPSPQLPVVKPNTQPVVNIAPPAPPNPFEEWAKLSKLGSYGQVNANDQPNNTVAASEPPNNPQPQQQTQTPNPEQTPQQQTPAPLVSQAQQQGQKSVAVGSSAKAVLATAIFGETTKSGGGGDTGEQKNVFVIRLKEPLKSTDGAIALPANTEFLTEISSLSEQGLLQMNVVKVVSQNNGNPIERSLPNNAIIIRASQGKPLIANKFPSQGSSIASMDLGLFVLGGIGKAAELINRSDTELQPLTSQTTVDGNTSSSTTLTTVTKNRRDIAAGVVEGGLNSVVPQIAQRNQQAIAQMSQQTNIWFLPAGTNIEIYVNQVTQF from the coding sequence ATGACTCGATACTCAACTCCTGCCCAAACGCCTCCTCAAAATGGATTTGCTCTAACCACCGACGATCGCCAACCAGAAGTAGAATCTTTTGATTGGGAATCACGGATCTCAAAGTTGGTTGGTTTTGAAGAAGAATCTTCTTCTGGCGATCTTCAAGGATCGGAAGACTCTGCAATGCCGCAAGAGTCGCTTTCTCAACCACAAGAAGTTCAGACTAAGCCACCCTTATCATCTAATCCCTTTGCAAAATTAGGCTTGGTAGGGGCTGCTACTTTAGCGATCGTTTTGGTGGGTGGTGTGTTTTTGTCCCAGTTGATGGGTACCAGCAATCAGAAGCCAAAAAATATTGTTTCCCCACCGGTGCGTGAGCAACCAATTAATGAATCGACCTCTCAACAGCTAGCAGTCGAAGTAGATACTCTGAAAACGAAATTAGCCCTGACTGAACAAGCACAGTTGGTAAGAGCCGCCCAACAACAACTCAGAATTGCCAAATCAACACCTAAAGTAGCCCTACGAGAACCATCAGTTTCTTCCAGAGGTACACAGAAAGTGATCCCAACACCCCCACCAATAGCTTACGCACCTCGAACAGTGACAGTTGAGCGCATTGTTAAAGTACCTGCTTCTCAACTGCCATCACCCCAACTACCAGTTGTGAAGCCAAACACTCAACCCGTAGTTAATATTGCTCCACCAGCTCCACCAAACCCATTTGAAGAGTGGGCAAAATTATCAAAGTTAGGTAGCTACGGTCAAGTAAATGCCAACGATCAACCTAATAACACGGTAGCTGCTTCTGAACCTCCAAACAATCCACAGCCGCAGCAACAGACACAAACCCCCAATCCTGAGCAAACTCCACAACAGCAAACTCCTGCTCCTCTAGTCAGTCAAGCGCAACAGCAGGGACAGAAATCTGTAGCAGTAGGAAGTAGTGCTAAAGCTGTTTTGGCGACGGCAATATTTGGGGAAACTACCAAGTCAGGCGGCGGTGGTGATACAGGTGAACAGAAAAACGTATTTGTGATCCGATTAAAAGAACCGCTAAAATCTACCGATGGTGCGATCGCTCTACCTGCAAATACCGAATTTCTAACTGAAATTAGCTCCCTCTCCGAACAAGGTCTTTTGCAGATGAACGTAGTCAAAGTTGTCTCGCAAAATAACGGCAACCCGATAGAACGAAGCTTACCCAACAATGCAATTATTATTCGCGCTAGCCAAGGTAAACCTTTAATCGCAAATAAATTTCCCAGTCAAGGTTCGTCCATAGCATCGATGGATTTAGGACTATTCGTCTTGGGAGGTATTGGGAAAGCAGCAGAGTTAATAAATCGTAGTGATACTGAACTCCAACCACTTACTTCACAAACTACCGTTGACGGCAACACCAGTAGCAGTACAACTCTTACTACTGTCACTAAAAACAGACGCGATATCGCAGCCGGGGTTGTAGAAGGTGGTTTGAACTCTGTAGTCCCCCAAATTGCCCAACGTAATCAACAGGCGATCGCCCAAATGTCCCAGCAAACGAATATTTGGTTTTTGCCAGCCGGCACAAATATTGAAATATACGTTAATCAAGTAACTCAGTTTTAA
- the plsY gene encoding glycerol-3-phosphate 1-O-acyltransferase PlsY, producing MAIWLTGCGAIVVIAYLLGSFPTGYIAVKQLKGIDIREVGSGSTGATNVLRTLGKGPGAFVLVLDSLKGVLAIALVYWLFKFASSQNFIPPTIDAQVWQPWVVTLAGLAAILGHSKSIFLGFTGGKSVAISLGILLAMSWQVGLATAGVFAVVVAISRIVSLSSIVGAIAVSIFMVILHQPLPYILFGIAGGLYVILRHRTNIERLFAGTEPKIGQKVATEPEQTA from the coding sequence ATGGCTATTTGGTTAACCGGATGTGGGGCAATTGTGGTCATAGCCTACCTGCTGGGTTCTTTTCCCACTGGGTATATTGCTGTGAAGCAGTTAAAAGGTATTGATATTCGGGAAGTTGGTTCAGGTTCCACCGGCGCAACTAATGTGCTAAGAACTTTGGGGAAAGGGCCAGGAGCATTCGTTTTAGTACTTGATTCCTTAAAGGGAGTATTAGCGATCGCTCTAGTTTACTGGTTATTCAAGTTTGCCTCTAGTCAAAATTTTATTCCCCCAACGATAGATGCACAAGTGTGGCAACCGTGGGTAGTAACCTTAGCTGGGTTAGCTGCAATTCTGGGACATAGTAAATCGATTTTTTTAGGCTTTACTGGTGGTAAATCTGTTGCTATCAGCTTGGGGATTTTATTGGCCATGAGTTGGCAGGTAGGTTTAGCAACAGCCGGTGTGTTTGCCGTCGTTGTGGCGATATCGCGGATTGTCTCTTTGAGTTCAATTGTAGGTGCGATCGCTGTTTCCATTTTCATGGTAATTTTGCATCAACCGTTACCCTATATTCTGTTTGGGATTGCCGGTGGATTATATGTAATTTTGCGCCATCGCACTAATATTGAACGACTGTTTGCTGGTACCGAGCCAAAAATTGGGCAAAAGGTAGCGACAGAACCAGAACAAACTGCATAA